Proteins from a single region of Chryseobacterium scophthalmum:
- the pepE gene encoding dipeptidase PepE, whose translation MNVLLASTSTLFGGEYLEYLKEELINLYKGIDEIIFIPFARPGGISHDDYTAKAQSFFETINIKVKGLHEFDNKIEALHSAKGYFTGGGNTFLLVKTLHEENLMSVLKQNIETGKAYLGCSAGSNIGGQNMKTTNDMPIVYPPSFECMGLVPFNLNPHYLDPNPDLKHNGETRETRIKEFLTQNDTKVVGLREGNWIRRIGNKITVEGNELTRIFEKGIEPYEIEAGSEL comes from the coding sequence ATGAATGTATTATTAGCCTCAACCTCTACACTTTTTGGCGGAGAATATCTTGAATATTTAAAAGAAGAACTTATTAATTTATATAAAGGAATTGATGAAATCATTTTCATTCCATTTGCAAGACCCGGTGGAATTTCACATGACGATTACACTGCAAAAGCACAGTCTTTTTTTGAAACCATCAATATTAAAGTAAAAGGTTTACACGAATTTGATAATAAAATCGAAGCTTTACATTCAGCAAAAGGATATTTTACAGGTGGTGGAAACACTTTCTTATTGGTTAAAACTTTGCACGAAGAAAATCTGATGTCTGTTTTAAAACAAAATATCGAAACCGGAAAAGCATATTTAGGCTGCAGCGCAGGAAGTAATATTGGCGGACAGAACATGAAAACTACGAATGATATGCCGATTGTTTATCCTCCAAGTTTTGAATGTATGGGATTGGTTCCTTTCAATCTTAATCCGCATTATTTAGATCCAAATCCAGATTTGAAACATAACGGAGAAACAAGAGAAACAAGAATTAAAGAGTTTTTAACGCAAAACGACACTAAAGTTGTAGGACTTCGCGAAGGAAACTGGATCAGAAGAATTGGCAATAAAATTACCGTTGAAGGAAATGAATTGACAAGAATTTTTGAAAAAGGAATAGAGCCTTACGAAATTGAAGCAGGAAGCGAACTTTAA
- the dacB gene encoding D-alanyl-D-alanine carboxypeptidase/D-alanyl-D-alanine endopeptidase: MKKTFVFLTLSTQIIFAQNISQKLDDATKNLMNSSLAISSNLSFYVADESGNLVYEFQGNRGLSTASTQKIFTAAAALETLGKNYTYKTTSSYSGTISNGNLNGNLFITSNGDPTLGSWRYEGYKPENFKQKLIEAVKKSGITKISGDLVIDDSYFDHQTIPGGWPWDDLGNYYGAGVWGVNWRENQFDININGNDFKSFSYPLENVKWLNDLKASGNSDQSLIFTAPHSNVALINGSLPAGKVTTVSGSVPNPPLQLGMEIQKWLKESGIDFSGKVLTNSQLEIEGNNTLETPKNNIILTYESPTLDKIVYWFLRKSVNLYGENLIKTLGKEKKGNPGFKSGIAYLKEFWKAKGINSNMINFADGSGLSPQNYVSAKAEVQALLYAKKQAWFDSYYDGFPNQDNGMKMKSGTMRDTKSFAGYHTSKDGKKYVYSIIINNYQGSGSTELQKILNILK; the protein is encoded by the coding sequence ATGAAAAAAACTTTTGTATTTCTTACACTTTCCACACAAATTATTTTTGCTCAAAATATTTCGCAGAAATTAGATGATGCCACAAAAAATCTAATGAATTCTTCTTTGGCAATTTCATCTAATTTATCTTTTTATGTTGCCGATGAAAGCGGAAATCTTGTGTATGAATTTCAGGGAAATAGAGGATTATCTACAGCTTCAACTCAGAAAATTTTCACAGCAGCTGCAGCTTTGGAAACTTTAGGTAAAAATTATACGTATAAAACAACATCATCCTATTCAGGAACGATTTCTAACGGAAATTTAAATGGAAATCTTTTTATTACTTCAAACGGCGATCCTACTTTGGGAAGCTGGAGATACGAAGGTTACAAACCCGAAAATTTCAAACAAAAACTAATTGAAGCAGTTAAAAAATCAGGAATCACAAAAATTTCTGGCGACTTGGTGATTGATGATTCTTATTTTGACCATCAAACCATTCCAGGAGGTTGGCCGTGGGACGATTTGGGGAATTATTACGGAGCCGGAGTTTGGGGTGTAAATTGGCGTGAAAACCAATTTGACATCAACATCAATGGAAATGATTTTAAAAGTTTTTCTTATCCTTTAGAAAATGTAAAATGGTTGAATGATTTAAAAGCTTCAGGAAATTCAGATCAAAGTTTAATTTTCACAGCACCACATTCTAACGTCGCTTTAATTAACGGAAGTTTACCTGCAGGAAAAGTAACGACAGTTTCAGGTTCTGTTCCGAATCCTCCATTACAATTGGGTATGGAAATTCAGAAATGGCTGAAGGAATCAGGAATTGATTTTTCAGGAAAAGTGTTGACCAATTCTCAATTAGAAATAGAAGGTAATAACACGTTAGAAACTCCAAAAAACAATATTATTCTTACTTACGAATCGCCAACTTTAGATAAAATTGTGTATTGGTTTCTGAGAAAATCGGTGAATTTATATGGTGAAAATTTAATTAAAACTTTAGGCAAAGAGAAAAAAGGAAATCCAGGTTTTAAAAGCGGAATTGCTTATTTAAAAGAATTCTGGAAAGCGAAAGGAATCAATTCAAATATGATCAATTTTGCTGACGGGAGCGGACTTTCACCACAAAATTATGTCTCTGCAAAAGCTGAAGTTCAGGCATTATTGTATGCAAAAAAACAAGCTTGGTTTGATTCTTATTACGATGGATTTCCCAATCAGGACAACGGTATGAAAATGAAAAGCGGAACAATGCGCGACACAAAATCATTCGCAGGTTATCATACTTCAAAAGATGGAAAAAAGTATGTATATTCAATTATTATTAACAATTATCAGGGAAGTGGAAGTACAGAACTGCAGAAGATTTTGAATATTTTAAAATAA
- a CDS encoding sensor histidine kinase, whose product MKKRSIFSRFNNWFIFSLMTLVVIAIVISSTLVINYLKKEEVKRVDILVKAIKFQQDMTPSLEVQELLLAIYSSNTTIPVIILDKNDQVIEYKHLPKEFGTNPDDIVALAKKMEKKYPAIEIKVQGGNDQFVYYDNSIMLNNLQYSPFLLGFFVLCYFLFSFWFLRTVKKTDEGYLWAGLAKETAHQIGTPLSSMMGWMEIMKLENPDSDGVIEIEKDIERLRTISERFSKIGSVPELNDTNFNETIKENYDYLKTRISRKIDFTLLLPTYNILVPHNKILMSWVIENLVKNAVDAMKGEGTLQMSVFERNKNILVEVKDNGSGMTKYQAQNAFKPGYSTKKRGWGLGLSLAKRVVQEYHNGDIRISQTEVGKGTTFRIVIRKA is encoded by the coding sequence TTGAAAAAAAGATCCATATTTTCCAGATTCAACAACTGGTTTATTTTTTCTTTGATGACTTTGGTGGTTATCGCTATTGTGATTTCTTCTACTTTGGTTATTAATTATTTAAAGAAAGAAGAAGTAAAGAGAGTTGATATTTTGGTGAAAGCTATAAAATTTCAGCAGGACATGACTCCCAGTTTAGAAGTTCAGGAATTACTTCTTGCCATTTATAGCTCAAATACTACGATTCCTGTGATTATTTTGGATAAAAATGATCAGGTCATAGAATATAAACATCTACCAAAAGAATTTGGAACTAATCCGGATGATATTGTTGCTTTAGCAAAAAAAATGGAGAAAAAATATCCTGCAATTGAAATAAAAGTTCAGGGTGGAAATGACCAATTTGTTTATTATGACAACTCCATAATGCTTAATAATCTACAGTACTCTCCATTTTTACTAGGATTTTTTGTACTGTGTTATTTCTTGTTTTCCTTCTGGTTTTTGAGAACTGTTAAAAAAACCGACGAAGGTTATCTTTGGGCCGGATTAGCAAAAGAAACCGCCCATCAAATCGGAACTCCATTATCATCTATGATGGGATGGATGGAAATTATGAAGCTTGAAAACCCAGATTCAGACGGCGTTATCGAAATAGAGAAAGACATTGAAAGACTGAGAACAATCTCCGAAAGATTTTCAAAAATTGGTTCAGTTCCTGAATTAAATGACACCAATTTTAATGAAACCATTAAAGAGAATTATGATTATCTGAAAACAAGAATTTCAAGAAAGATAGATTTTACACTTCTGCTTCCAACATACAATATTTTGGTTCCGCACAATAAAATTCTGATGAGCTGGGTGATTGAAAATCTAGTAAAAAATGCAGTTGATGCTATGAAAGGTGAAGGAACTTTGCAGATGTCGGTTTTCGAACGCAACAAAAATATTTTGGTTGAAGTAAAAGACAACGGAAGCGGAATGACAAAATATCAGGCACAAAATGCCTTCAAACCTGGATATTCCACGAAAAAACGCGGTTGGGGATTAGGTTTAAGTTTAGCCAAAAGGGTAGTGCAGGAATATCATAATGGTGATATTAGGATTTCTCAAACTGAAGTAGGAAAAGGAACCACTTTTAGAATTGTGATCAGAAAAGCATAA
- a CDS encoding ABC transporter ATP-binding protein: MIKASNIHKSYGSLEVLKGVDIHIKTGEVVSIVGESGAGKSTLLQILGTLDTPSNPTKYNTEIMLNDESFINMTDKQISKFRNQNIGFVFQFHQLLPEFTALENVLLPTKIAGTNEKEALDKAYQLFEDLKIVERIHHKPNQLSGGEAQRVAVARALINSPKIIYADEPTGNLDSKNADDLHRLFFDLRDKYNQTFVIVTHNPQLAEITDRKLVMKDGLIIE, encoded by the coding sequence ATGATTAAAGCGAGTAATATCCATAAATCTTATGGAAGTCTGGAAGTATTGAAAGGAGTTGATATTCACATCAAAACTGGAGAAGTTGTCTCTATTGTTGGAGAATCTGGTGCCGGAAAATCTACATTGTTACAGATTTTGGGAACTTTAGATACCCCTTCAAATCCTACAAAATACAATACTGAAATCATGCTGAATGATGAATCGTTTATCAATATGACCGATAAGCAGATTTCAAAATTCAGAAACCAGAATATTGGTTTTGTTTTTCAGTTTCACCAATTACTTCCTGAGTTTACAGCTTTAGAAAATGTTCTGTTGCCTACCAAAATTGCAGGAACCAACGAAAAAGAGGCTTTAGATAAAGCGTATCAACTGTTTGAGGATCTAAAAATAGTTGAAAGAATTCATCATAAACCCAATCAATTATCGGGTGGTGAAGCGCAAAGAGTTGCCGTTGCGAGAGCATTGATCAATTCTCCAAAGATTATTTATGCAGATGAACCGACAGGAAATTTAGACTCAAAAAACGCAGATGATCTTCACCGGTTATTTTTTGATTTGAGAGATAAATACAACCAAACTTTTGTAATTGTAACCCACAATCCGCAACTGGCTGAAATTACAGACCGTAAACTGGTAATGAAAGACGGATTGATTATTGAGTAA
- a CDS encoding murein L,D-transpeptidase catalytic domain-containing protein, giving the protein MKSLLFAFLFLISCNSSKAQENIDILPKEKILELKNYIKNKDYNQNLAVFINFKIHSGKYRYFVYDLKNDKIIQKAVVSHGSGSVIKNSNQLKFSNVEGSYQSSLGKYEIKESYSGQFGKAYRLKGLDSTNSNAMQRAIVLHSFGCVPDQESQNLACLSLGCPMLSTKAFKETSKHIDQSKKSIVLYAFY; this is encoded by the coding sequence ATGAAATCTTTATTATTTGCATTCTTATTTTTAATTTCCTGTAACTCTTCAAAAGCTCAGGAAAATATAGATATTTTGCCTAAAGAAAAGATTTTAGAGCTTAAAAATTATATTAAAAATAAAGATTACAATCAAAACCTGGCTGTTTTTATTAATTTTAAAATCCATTCAGGGAAGTACCGTTATTTTGTTTATGATTTGAAGAACGACAAAATAATACAGAAAGCAGTTGTTTCTCACGGTTCAGGATCTGTAATTAAAAATTCAAATCAACTTAAATTTTCTAATGTTGAAGGTTCTTATCAATCTTCACTAGGAAAATATGAAATTAAAGAGAGTTATTCCGGTCAATTCGGAAAAGCATATCGTTTAAAAGGTTTAGATTCCACCAACAGCAACGCGATGCAACGTGCAATTGTATTACATTCTTTTGGATGCGTTCCGGATCAGGAATCTCAAAATTTAGCCTGTTTAAGTTTGGGTTGCCCGATGCTTTCAACAAAAGCCTTTAAAGAAACCTCAAAACATATAGACCAATCAAAAAAGAGCATTGTTTTGTATGCTTTTTATTAA
- the radC gene encoding RadC family protein: MSIKFLAEDDRPREKFLLKGKNSLSDSELLAIIMGSGNREETAVELGRKILASVDNNWHQLSLLTVKDLMKFKGVGEVKAISIATALEIGRRRANQEIPEKPLISSSKDAYNILKLHLSDLRTEEFWALFLNQSNKVIHIAQLTQGGINQSIVDIRVLFKTALEHFSTGIIISHNHPSGNLKPSTEDISITKQVKEAGNVMNIQLLDHLIITQNAYTSFADEGLL, encoded by the coding sequence ATGTCTATAAAATTTTTGGCAGAAGACGACAGACCCAGAGAAAAGTTTTTACTGAAAGGTAAAAACTCACTTTCTGATTCTGAACTTTTGGCAATCATTATGGGCAGCGGAAACAGAGAGGAAACAGCTGTAGAATTAGGACGAAAAATTCTGGCATCGGTTGATAACAATTGGCATCAGCTAAGTTTATTAACGGTTAAAGATTTAATGAAATTCAAAGGAGTAGGTGAAGTAAAAGCTATTTCAATTGCAACTGCTTTGGAAATCGGGAGAAGAAGAGCCAATCAGGAAATCCCCGAAAAACCTTTGATTTCGAGCAGTAAAGATGCTTATAATATTTTGAAACTGCATTTATCAGATCTCAGAACTGAAGAATTTTGGGCTTTATTTCTCAACCAAAGCAATAAAGTAATTCATATCGCTCAGTTGACGCAAGGTGGAATTAATCAGTCGATTGTAGACATCAGAGTACTCTTTAAAACTGCATTAGAACATTTTTCGACAGGAATTATTATTTCGCACAACCATCCGTCAGGAAATCTAAAACCCAGTACAGAAGATATCAGTATAACCAAACAAGTGAAAGAAGCAGGAAATGTGATGAACATTCAGCTTTTGGATCATTTAATTATTACTCAAAACGCATATACCAGTTTTGCAGACGAAGGATTATTATGA
- a CDS encoding phytanoyl-CoA dioxygenase family protein, which produces MIYNFFNKKKLQHNIPLYKKYGLDKSYFSSISSKDFAHLPENERKFDEQKLFNTEFYKNLSEENKISAEGFDDNGFLVLRNYLKPETADQINNEIEKLMKDGTIKFRYGGKLMFVIHHSEIIKNIGNDKNLLEFLSVLIDGDAKLFQSINFINGSQQKTHSDSIHMTTYPLGGLLGVWIALEDVDETNGALHYIPGSHKLPYFLNSDYDNEGTAFKIGKKSYVAYEEFLENKVKELGLKKEVFRAKKGDLLIWHANILHGGEPHLDKTKTRKSLVYHYFDEKSVCYHEVTQRPALFEL; this is translated from the coding sequence ATGATTTATAATTTTTTCAACAAAAAAAAATTACAGCATAATATTCCGCTTTATAAAAAATACGGTCTTGATAAAAGCTATTTTTCGAGTATCTCAAGCAAAGATTTTGCGCATTTACCTGAAAATGAAAGAAAATTTGATGAGCAAAAACTTTTCAACACCGAATTTTATAAAAATCTTTCCGAAGAAAATAAAATCAGCGCAGAAGGTTTTGATGATAACGGTTTTTTGGTTCTGAGAAATTATCTTAAACCTGAAACTGCCGATCAGATCAACAATGAGATTGAAAAATTGATGAAAGATGGAACCATTAAATTCCGTTATGGCGGTAAGTTGATGTTCGTTATTCATCATTCTGAGATTATAAAAAATATCGGAAATGACAAAAACTTACTCGAATTTTTATCTGTTTTAATCGATGGTGATGCTAAATTGTTTCAGAGCATCAATTTCATCAACGGAAGTCAGCAAAAAACGCATTCAGACAGCATTCACATGACGACTTATCCTTTGGGCGGACTTTTAGGAGTTTGGATTGCCTTGGAAGATGTGGATGAAACGAATGGCGCTTTACATTATATTCCGGGAAGTCATAAGCTTCCGTATTTCTTAAATTCTGACTATGATAATGAAGGAACAGCTTTTAAAATCGGCAAAAAAAGTTATGTAGCTTACGAAGAATTTCTTGAAAATAAAGTGAAAGAATTGGGGTTAAAAAAGGAAGTTTTCAGAGCAAAAAAAGGTGATCTTTTGATTTGGCATGCCAATATTCTTCACGGTGGAGAACCACATTTAGATAAAACAAAAACAAGAAAGAGCTTAGTTTATCATTATTTTGACGAAAAAAGTGTCTGTTATCATGAGGTTACGCAAAGGCCTGCATTATTTGAGCTGTAA